From one Henriciella marina DSM 19595 genomic stretch:
- a CDS encoding 6-carboxytetrahydropterin synthase yields the protein MATELTNPQTDRAALSPSGEVFEISKAVTFEAAHFMGGKPEGHPYRNLHGHSFRLEAAVRGKVKPGEEWVEDFSKLTEALKATAEKLDHSLLNEIDGLSVPTLERICLWAAREMKVQLPGLSRITLSRPSLNESCTLEITQ from the coding sequence ATGGCGACTGAGCTTACAAACCCACAAACTGATCGGGCTGCCCTGAGCCCGTCAGGCGAAGTGTTCGAGATCTCAAAGGCGGTAACCTTTGAGGCTGCGCATTTCATGGGCGGTAAGCCCGAAGGCCACCCTTACCGCAATCTGCATGGTCATTCCTTCAGGCTGGAAGCAGCCGTGCGTGGCAAGGTGAAGCCGGGCGAGGAATGGGTCGAGGATTTCAGCAAGCTGACCGAGGCTCTCAAAGCGACCGCCGAAAAGCTCGATCATTCGCTGCTGAACGAGATCGACGGGCTGTCCGTGCCGACGCTGGAGCGCATCTGCCTCTGGGCCGCGCGCGAGATGAAGGTGCAGCTGCCGGGGCTCAGCCGGATCACGCTGTCGCGTCCGAGCCTCAATGAGAGCTGCACGCTGGAAATCACCCAATAA
- the queE gene encoding 7-carboxy-7-deazaguanine synthase, whose protein sequence is MAGAPGVKTYSVKEAYVTLQGEGAQTGRAAVFLRFAGCNLWSGLERDRAKAVCQFCDTDFVGTDGENGGKFRGAEALADHIEAVWREKTGDSGPKGYVVCTGGEPLLQLDAPAIDALHARGFEVGVETNGTLAAPDGLDWICVSPKANAAIVQTRGNELKLVYPQIEPEAQPERFAALQFEHFFLQPKDDNRQADNIAAAAAYCMKHPEWRLSLQTHKLIGLP, encoded by the coding sequence ATGGCAGGAGCGCCAGGGGTGAAAACCTATTCGGTGAAAGAAGCCTATGTGACCTTGCAGGGCGAGGGCGCGCAGACCGGCCGTGCGGCTGTGTTCCTGCGCTTTGCCGGCTGCAATCTCTGGAGCGGTCTTGAACGCGACCGCGCCAAGGCCGTCTGCCAGTTCTGCGACACCGATTTCGTTGGAACTGACGGCGAGAATGGCGGCAAGTTTCGCGGCGCGGAGGCGCTCGCCGACCACATCGAGGCGGTCTGGCGCGAGAAGACCGGTGATAGCGGGCCGAAAGGTTATGTCGTCTGTACGGGCGGCGAACCGCTTCTGCAGCTGGACGCCCCTGCGATCGACGCGCTGCACGCGCGCGGATTTGAGGTCGGTGTGGAGACCAACGGGACGCTGGCGGCGCCAGACGGTCTCGACTGGATCTGCGTCTCGCCCAAAGCGAATGCAGCGATTGTCCAGACGCGCGGAAATGAACTCAAACTCGTATATCCGCAGATCGAGCCGGAAGCCCAGCCGGAGCGTTTTGCTGCGCTGCAGTTCGAGCACTTCTTCCTTCAGCCCAAAGATGATAACAGGCAGGCCGATAATATTGCCGCTGCGGCGGCCTACTGCATGAAGCATCCGGAATGGCGACTGAGCTTACAAACCCACAAACTGATCGGGCTGCCCTGA
- the queC gene encoding 7-cyano-7-deazaguanine synthase QueC, giving the protein MTRPTSALVLFSGGQDSTTCLASALKSYRHVETIGFDYGQRHRVELDAREHVLSAIRQDFPQWAERLADDHLIDLGVLGQISETSLTRETEITEDEAGLPSTFVPGRNLVFLTLAAALAWRRDIDVIIGGMCETDYSGYPDCRRDTIDAQQKALSLGMDRQFTLKTPLMWLDKAETWQLAWDIGGKALTDLIIEKTHSCYIGDNRTRHEWGYGCGKCPACTLRANGYRKWQERQG; this is encoded by the coding sequence ATGACGCGACCCACCTCTGCGCTTGTCCTATTCTCCGGTGGACAGGACTCCACAACTTGCCTGGCCTCTGCGCTGAAGAGCTATCGCCATGTCGAAACGATCGGTTTCGACTATGGCCAGCGACACAGGGTGGAACTGGACGCGCGCGAGCATGTGCTGAGCGCGATCCGCCAGGACTTTCCGCAATGGGCTGAGCGTCTGGCCGACGACCATCTCATCGATCTTGGCGTGCTCGGACAGATCAGTGAAACGTCGCTGACGCGCGAGACCGAGATTACAGAGGATGAGGCGGGCCTGCCGTCGACCTTCGTGCCGGGGCGCAATCTCGTCTTCCTGACGCTGGCCGCGGCTCTGGCCTGGCGGCGCGACATCGACGTCATCATCGGCGGCATGTGTGAGACGGACTATTCGGGATATCCCGACTGCCGCCGCGATACGATCGACGCGCAGCAGAAGGCCCTGTCGCTGGGTATGGATCGCCAGTTCACCCTGAAGACGCCGCTGATGTGGCTCGACAAGGCAGAGACCTGGCAGCTCGCCTGGGACATTGGCGGCAAGGCACTGACCGATCTCATCATCGAGAAGACCCATAGCTGCTATATCGGCGACAATCGCACCCGGCATGAGTGGGGCTATGGCTGCGGCAAGTGTCCCGCCTGCACGCTGCGGGCGAACGGCTATCGAAAATGGCAGGAGCGCCAGGGGTGA
- a CDS encoding pirin family protein, whose translation MIDIRRFDGLGTFRNEWLDAHYHFSFSQYYDPSRMGHGKLRVWNDDKVRPQTGFPPHGHRDMEIITYVRSGAITHQDSMGNKGRTEAGDVQVMSAGRGVQHSEWNAEDEETTLFQIWIEPAEAGGAPGWGAQKFPKADRSGSWATLASGDASDKALPIRQDAKVLGATVKDGETLEYCVSAGRHAYLVLADGSVRLNDGETLNARDGVAITGPEKLTIKGVANAEIVLVDTI comes from the coding sequence ATGATTGATATCAGACGTTTCGACGGGCTCGGCACATTCAGAAATGAGTGGCTCGACGCCCATTATCATTTCTCATTCTCTCAGTATTACGACCCGTCCCGCATGGGGCATGGCAAGCTGCGCGTCTGGAATGACGACAAGGTCAGGCCACAGACCGGCTTTCCGCCACACGGCCACCGGGACATGGAAATCATCACCTATGTCCGCTCTGGCGCGATCACCCACCAGGACTCCATGGGTAATAAAGGCCGCACCGAAGCAGGCGACGTCCAGGTGATGAGCGCCGGCCGCGGCGTCCAGCATTCGGAATGGAATGCCGAAGATGAGGAAACCACCCTCTTCCAGATCTGGATCGAACCTGCAGAAGCCGGCGGTGCCCCAGGCTGGGGGGCGCAGAAGTTTCCCAAGGCGGACCGCTCGGGAAGCTGGGCGACGCTCGCCAGCGGCGACGCGAGCGACAAGGCCCTGCCGATCCGTCAGGACGCCAAGGTTCTGGGCGCAACCGTGAAAGACGGCGAAACACTCGAATACTGCGTAAGCGCGGGCCGCCATGCGTATCTCGTCCTCGCCGATGGGTCGGTTCGTCTCAATGACGGCGAAACCCTGAATGCCCGTGACGGGGTCGCGATAACAGGCCCTGAAAAGCTGACGATCAAAGGTGTGGCGAACGCTGAAATTGTCCTCGTTGATACGATCTGA
- a CDS encoding SDR family NAD(P)-dependent oxidoreductase, whose translation MGVLDGKVILVTGGGNGIGKECALLAAREGAKIVVNDLGGTLSGDDSGDAGPAEKVAQEIRAAGGEAVSNSDSVTDYKAVEGMIEQAKDEFGGLHGIMNPAGILRDGMFHKMSEEDWKAVIDVHLNGSFNVTRASVNHFRDQEEGSYVLFTSTTGLIGNIGQANYGAAKLGIASLSRIIAMEGERKNVRSNVIAPFAWTRMIASIPVKDEAGKERVERMKNGMRADQVAQLAVALCADKSKDVSGQIFSVRGNEVVLFDQPRPVKSVARLEGWTPETLLDQGLPSMKGSFMDLGATTTVFPYEPI comes from the coding sequence ATGGGCGTTCTCGACGGAAAAGTGATTCTTGTCACTGGCGGTGGCAATGGCATCGGCAAGGAATGCGCGCTGCTGGCCGCAAGAGAAGGCGCAAAGATCGTGGTCAACGATCTCGGCGGCACGCTGTCAGGCGACGATTCGGGCGACGCAGGCCCGGCAGAGAAAGTGGCGCAGGAAATCCGCGCAGCGGGCGGCGAAGCGGTCTCGAACTCCGACAGCGTCACCGACTACAAAGCCGTCGAAGGCATGATCGAGCAGGCCAAGGATGAGTTTGGCGGCCTGCACGGCATCATGAACCCGGCCGGCATCCTGCGCGACGGCATGTTCCACAAGATGTCGGAAGAAGACTGGAAAGCCGTCATCGACGTCCATCTCAATGGCTCGTTCAACGTGACCCGTGCGTCGGTCAATCATTTCCGCGATCAGGAAGAAGGCTCCTACGTCCTCTTCACCTCGACCACGGGCCTTATCGGCAATATCGGTCAGGCCAACTATGGCGCCGCCAAGCTTGGTATCGCCAGCCTCTCGCGCATCATCGCCATGGAAGGCGAGCGCAAGAATGTCCGCTCCAACGTCATCGCGCCCTTCGCCTGGACGCGCATGATCGCCTCTATCCCGGTCAAGGATGAGGCTGGTAAGGAACGTGTCGAGCGGATGAAGAACGGCATGCGCGCCGATCAGGTCGCCCAGCTCGCCGTCGCGCTCTGCGCCGACAAGTCCAAGGACGTCTCCGGCCAGATCTTCTCGGTCCGCGGCAATGAGGTCGTCCTGTTCGACCAGCCTCGTCCGGTAAAATCCGTCGCCCGCCTTGAAGGCTGGACGCCGGAAACGCTGCTCGACCAGGGCCTGCCATCGATGAAGGGCAGCTTCATGGATCTCGGCGCGACGACCACCGTCTTCCCTTATGAGCCTATCTAA
- a CDS encoding NAD(P)H-dependent flavin oxidoreductase, whose protein sequence is MSLHTPLCDFLGVKYPIMLAGMGGVSYAELAAAMSNAGGYGVLGMAGTTPDFIESQMKRVRELTDKPFGVDLLAASPESLEQSVDVIINNGADSFVAGLGVPMPIMERLKKAGVKVMVVGGAVKHAIKAEQAGCDAVILQGGEGGGHTGLVGTMPLVAQAVEAVNIPVIAAGGIYDGRGLAASLALGAVGVWMGTRFIASEEAHAANLYKQTIVSAGDTDTTRTRCYSGKPMRCRTNEYINDWESRPEDIQPFPQQAIHSHQTGVIGGIGGITDEAKLDADTSCFAMGQSAGGVKDVRPVKDIVESIIKEADKSISRIAGYRSEVTA, encoded by the coding sequence ATGAGCTTGCACACACCGCTTTGCGATTTTCTGGGCGTGAAATATCCGATCATGCTGGCAGGCATGGGCGGGGTTTCCTACGCTGAGCTTGCGGCCGCGATGTCGAATGCGGGCGGGTATGGCGTGCTTGGCATGGCCGGCACCACGCCCGATTTCATCGAGAGCCAGATGAAGCGCGTGCGCGAGCTGACCGACAAGCCGTTCGGCGTAGATCTGCTCGCCGCGTCCCCTGAAAGTCTCGAACAGTCCGTCGATGTCATCATCAATAATGGCGCCGACAGCTTCGTTGCCGGACTTGGCGTGCCCATGCCGATCATGGAGCGGCTGAAAAAGGCCGGCGTAAAGGTCATGGTGGTCGGCGGCGCGGTGAAACACGCCATCAAGGCTGAACAGGCTGGCTGCGACGCCGTCATCCTGCAGGGCGGCGAAGGCGGCGGGCATACCGGCCTTGTCGGCACCATGCCGCTGGTGGCGCAGGCGGTTGAGGCCGTGAACATCCCCGTCATCGCCGCAGGCGGCATCTATGATGGGCGCGGGCTTGCCGCTTCGCTTGCCCTTGGCGCGGTCGGTGTGTGGATGGGCACGCGCTTCATCGCGTCTGAAGAAGCCCACGCGGCCAATCTCTACAAGCAGACCATCGTCAGCGCGGGTGATACCGACACCACCCGCACCCGCTGCTATTCCGGCAAACCCATGCGTTGCCGCACCAATGAGTATATCAATGACTGGGAAAGCCGCCCCGAAGACATCCAGCCCTTCCCGCAGCAGGCGATCCACTCGCACCAGACCGGCGTCATTGGCGGCATTGGCGGCATCACTGATGAGGCCAAGCTCGACGCAGACACGTCCTGCTTTGCGATGGGCCAGTCGGCAGGCGGGGTAAAAGACGTTCGCCCCGTCAAGGACATTGTCGAGAGCATCATCAAGGAAGCAGATAAAAGCATCTCCCGGATCGCAGGCTACCGGTCAGAAGTGACAGCTTGA
- a CDS encoding SDR family NAD(P)-dependent oxidoreductase encodes MAYAPFDLTGKVALVTGGNRGIGYGMAEALAASNAHVAIWGRKDAANKEAVEALSKLGTGNVKAWSVDVADEAAVVDAMKATVEGLGRVDTCIANAGVGFGASSFAEMDTETWNKNMAVNLDGAFWTLREATKHITERAKAGDPGGSLVGVASLAAIEGAARNQAYAATKGGLISMLKAIAVETARYGIRANAILPGWIATDMTQSAQDTEVFHTKVISRVPARRWGEPKDFGGVAVYLASDASSYHSGGTFVIDGGYSIF; translated from the coding sequence ATGGCTTACGCACCTTTTGACCTCACAGGGAAAGTCGCGCTCGTTACCGGCGGCAATCGCGGGATTGGCTATGGCATGGCCGAAGCGCTGGCTGCCTCGAACGCCCATGTCGCCATCTGGGGGCGCAAGGATGCGGCCAACAAGGAAGCAGTCGAGGCCTTGTCGAAGCTCGGGACCGGCAATGTGAAAGCCTGGAGCGTCGACGTGGCCGACGAAGCCGCTGTCGTCGACGCCATGAAAGCCACCGTTGAGGGGCTCGGCCGTGTGGACACGTGTATCGCCAATGCGGGCGTCGGCTTCGGGGCCTCAAGCTTTGCTGAGATGGACACCGAAACCTGGAACAAGAACATGGCCGTCAATCTGGACGGCGCGTTCTGGACCCTGCGCGAAGCAACCAAGCACATCACTGAACGCGCCAAGGCAGGCGATCCGGGCGGCTCACTTGTTGGTGTGGCGTCGCTCGCCGCCATTGAAGGCGCGGCCCGCAATCAGGCCTACGCCGCCACCAAGGGCGGGCTGATTTCCATGCTGAAAGCCATCGCGGTCGAAACGGCCCGTTATGGCATTCGCGCCAACGCCATCCTGCCAGGCTGGATCGCGACCGACATGACGCAAAGCGCGCAGGACACCGAGGTATTCCATACCAAGGTCATCTCGCGCGTTCCGGCCCGCCGCTGGGGCGAGCCGAAGGATTTTGGGGGTGTGGCTGTCTATCTCGCCTCCGACGCATCTTCCTACCATTCTGGCGGGACGTTCGTCATCGATGGCGGGTATTCGATCTTCTAG